The Streptomyces sp. 135 sequence GCAGGTCAAGAAGGTCGGCGAGGACGCCCCGAAGCTCACGCACGACGGCTCGGCCGTCGACTTCCCCGAGCCGGACAAGTACGTCGCGCCCATCGCGTACAACGTCCTGCCGATGGCGGGCTCCATCGTCGACGACGGTCTGAACGAGACCGACGAGGAGCAGAAGCTGCGCAACGAATCGCGCAAGATCCTGGAGATCCCGGAGCTGAAGGTCTCCGGCACCTGTGTGCGCGTGCCCGTCTTCACCGGCCACTCCCTCCAGGTCAACGCCCGCTTCGCGCGTCCGCTGAGCCCCGAGCGCGCCGCCGAGCTGCTCGCGCAGGCCGAGGGTGTCGTCGTCACGGACGTGCCCACGCCGCTGGTCGCCGCGGGCAAGGACGACTCCTTCGTCGGCCGCATCCGCAAGGACGAGACGGTCGACAACGGCCTGGCGTTCTTCATCTCCGACGACAACCTCCGCAAGGGCGCGGCGCTGAACGCCGTGCAGATCGCGGAGCTGGTCGCGGCCGAGCTCAAGGGCTGACCTCAGCCGCGTACGTCCCGACGTCCCGACGGGGGCGGTCACCCTTCGCGGGTGGCCGCCCCTCTCGCGTACGCCACGGTGATCAGCGCCAGCCCGGCGAGGCCGCCGCCCAGCCACAGCACGTCGTCGGCGCCGCGGCTGTCCGCGACCCGGCCCCCGGCGAACGCGCCGAGGGCGATCGCCACGTTGAAGACCGCGGCGAAGAGCGCCGACGCGGCCTCGCGGGCGTGCGGCGCGGCGGCCATCACCCAGTTCTGGGCGGAGACCGAGACCCCGCCGTACGCCAGGCCCCACGCCACGAGCAGCGCCGCCGACGCGGCGAGCGAGCCGCCCGCGGGCACCAGCAGGAGCACCACCGTGCCGAGCCCCGCGCAGATGGCGAGCAGCGCCCGGCGCGGGTCGCGGGCCGCGACGGCGCCGCCCGCGAAGTTGCCGGCGATGCCGGCCGTCCCGTAGGCGAGCAGCAGTCCGCTGATCAGCCCCGCGCCGATGCCGGGCACCCGCTCCAGGACGGGTCGTACGTAGGTGTACGCGGCGAAGTGGCCGGTGACCAGGAGCGTGACGGCGAGCAGCCCGGCCCGCAGCCGCCCGATGCGCAGCAGCCGGGCGAAGGCGCCGAGCCGCACGGCCTCGCCGGCGGGCAGCGCGGGCAGGACCGTGGCGAGCAGCGCCGCGACCGCCAGCGAGAGCGCGGCGAGGGCCGCGAACCCCCAGCGCCAGCCCGCCAGTTCGCCGAGGAGCGTGCCCGCGGGGACGCCGAGGACGGACGCCACCGCGATCCCGCTGAAGATCACGGCGGTGGCCCGTCCGGCGGCCGCCTCCTCGCGGACCAGCCGCACCCCGAGACCGGCTGCGATGGCCCACACGCCGCCGATGCACACGCCCACCAGGACGCGCGCGGCGAGCAGGACGCCGAAGGCGGGAGCGAGCGCCGAGGCCAGGTTGGCGGCGGCGAGCAGCGCCATCAACGCGCACAGGACCGTACGCCGGTCCGCGCGGCGCACCGCGACGGGCAGCAGCAGGGCGGCGAGCGCCGCGACGAGGCCCGGCAGGGTGACGGCGAGGCCCGCGGTGCCGTCCGAGACGCGCAGGCCGGAACCGAGGGAGGTGAGGAGGCCGACGGGGAGCATCTCCGTGGTGACGACGGAGAACGTGGCGGTGGCCACGGCGACGACGGCGGGGCCGAGAGGGGCGCGGCCCAAGGGGGCCGGGTGTGGGGGGAGTTGTGCGCTCTGTGACATGTCGTCCACCCTCGGGCGTGGCCGCACGCGGAACAACGCCGGAGATCTCATCCTTGTATGAGCCAGGCTCATCGATCCCGCATGAGCATGGCACGGGAGGGGCGCGGACATGCAGGGGCTGGAGATCCGGGAGCTCGAATGTTTCCTCGTGCTCGCCGAGGAGCTGCACTTCGGGCGGACCGGCGAGCGGCTGTACGTCTCGCAGAGCCGCGTCAGCCAGCTGCTCGCCGCCCTGGAGCGCAGGATCGGCGCCCGGCTCGTCGAGCGGACGAGCCGCCGGGTGCGGCTGACCCCGCTCGGCGAGCGGTTCCTGCGCGAACTGCGCCCCTCCTACGATGAGTTGGCGTCGGCGGTCGAGCGGGCGCGGGCGGCGGCGCGGGGTGTCGAGGGCACGCTGCGGATCGGCTTCCAGGGGACGGCGGACGCGCGGCTGATGCGGGCCATCGCGGCCTTCCAGGAGCGGCATCCCGGGTGCGTGACGGAGATCGCGGAGATCCCCTTCGCCGATCCGTTCGGCGCGGTGCGCCACGGCGACGTGGACGCGGCGATCGTGCTGCTGCCGGTGGCCGAGCCGGACCTGGTCCTCGGGCCCGTCTTCTCCAGCGAGCGGCAGACCGTCGCCGTCTCGGTGCGGCACGCGTTCGCGGGGCGGGAGTCGCTGACGGCGGCGGACCTGAAGGACACCCCGCTGATCGCGGCGACGGCGCCCGCGCCGGCGTACTGGCGCGCCGCGCACGCCCCTTCGGACGTCCCCGCGCCCGCGGTCCGCACGCTCCAGGAGGGGCTGACTCTGGTGGCGGCGGACCGGGGCGCGATGCTGCTGTGCCGGCCGACGGCGGAGTACCACGGCCGCAAGGACGTCACGTTCGTGCCGGTGGACGGGCTGCCGGATTCGGTGCTCGGGATGGTGTGGCACCGGGACGGGGAGACGGCGCGGGTGCGGGAGTTCGCACGGGTCCTGGCGGGGGGCGAGGGGTAGCGCGTCAGGCGGGCCTGCGCACCTCGAAGTGGAAGCAGCCGTACTCCACGGCGCGCACGTGCACGAGGGCGGTCTCCGGGTCGGCGAAGGCCTCGTCGAACGCGGCGTCGAAGCCCCGCGTCCCGTCCTCGGGGATCTCCAGCAGGCGCCCGCCGATGATCTGCCCCCGCGCGTTGTAGCGGCGCAGCGTCCGCAGGGCCCCGGCGCGGGAGAAGGGGTAGTCGGCACGCTCCTGCGCCGGTCCCCCGCAGGGGTCGGCGTGGATGAAGACGGGGCCCTGCTCGTCGTAGGCGCCGGGGTCCGCGCCGGTCTCGGCGGCCCAGCGGCGCAGGGGCGCGTACGAGACGAGGGCGACGCGCTCACCGGGGGCTACCGGCCGCAGGCAGCAGCGCAGCGGGGAGCCGCCCTCGTGGTCGACGTACGGGACGCAGGGACGCCCCGCGTCGTCGGTGTCGCGGAGCCGGGCGAGGGCGTCGGGGGCGATGGGGTGGGGGACGTAGGCGGTAGTGGGGTGCGCGGTGGTGTTCATGGGTCGAGCCTCGCGCGCGGGGGGCGGCGGAGGCTGGCGGTTTTCGGACGTGGCGTTCGCGCCGCGGGGCGGTCAGCCGACGCCCCACGACCCGCGGCTGTTCAGCTCCGCCGCGTCCACGCCGGTGGTCCTGCGGTACGCCGTGCCCAGGGCGGCCAGCTCCTGCGGCGTCAGGACGTCCGTCACGCGCTCGAAGCCGTCCGGGGCCCGCTCCGCGACCGTCTGGAGGACGCGGTCGGCCGGCATGTCGCGGTTGGCGAGGACGAGGGCGTTGACCGCCTCCGTGCGCACCTCCTCGTAGGCCCGCAGCCCCGCCTCGCGGTCCGGCGAGGTGTACGCGAGGCAGCGGGCGAGGACGCGGGCGTCCAGGACGGCCTGCGAGCCGCCGTTGGACCCCACCGGGTACATGGGGTGCGCGGCGTCGCCGAGCAGCGTGACGGGGCCCCGGCCCCAGCGGGGCAGCGGGTCCCGGTCGACCATGGGGTTCTCCAGGATCTGCCGGGTCGAGGCGAGCAGCGCGGGGACGTCCAGGTCGCCGACGCGCCACCCCGCGTAGTACGGCAGGACGTCCGAGAGCCGCCCCGAGCGGTTCCAGTCGGCGGGCCCCGCCATGGCGTGCCGGTGCGCGCGCGGGAACCGCACCTCCGCCACCCAGTTGAGCAGCGCCCTGCCCCGCTCCTCGGCCGCCCGCGAGATCGGGTAGACGACGAGCTTGGCGGCGGCGTTGCTGCCCGCCACGGCGACCGTGCGGCCGCCGAGCACCGGATGCCACTCGGCGACGCCGCGCCACATCCGGATGCCGCTCCACAGCGGCGGTCCCTCGCCCGGGTGCAGCATGGCCCGTACCGCCGAGTGCAGGCCGTCCGCGCCGATCAGGGCCCGCGCCCGCACCGCCTGCTCCCGGCCGCGCGCCACGTCCCGCAGGATCACCCGCAGGGCGGTCCCCTCGCGCTCGGCGAGGCGGACGAAGGCGGTGCCGGTGTGCACCACGTGGTCGCCGAGCCGTTCGCGGACCGCGGCGAGCAGCAGGAGGTGCAGGGCGCCGCGGTGCAGGGAGTACTGCGGCCAGTGGTAGCCGGCCGCGAGGCCGCGGGGCTCGCCCCAGATGCGGTTGCCGTGCCGGTCGAAGTGGACCATGGCCTCCGGTGCCACCGCGGTCGCGGCCAGCTCGCCGCCGAGCCCCAGCTCGGTCAACTCCCGTACGGCGTGCGGCAGGAGGTTGATCCCCACGCCGATCGGGCGCGGCTCGTCGCCCGCTTCCACCACGCGTACGTCGATGCCCGCCGCGTGCAGGCTGAGCGCGGCGGTGAGCCCGCCGATACCGGCGCCCGCCACGAGTACGTCGATCATGACTGCCGCGCGGCCGGGCCGGCGCCGCCCGGCCCTTCGGTCCTCAGCATCTCCCGCATCCCCCGCATCCCCCTGTGGTCACCGTGGTCCCGGCGGGTGGTCGTCAGGCCGTGGTCGGCGGCCTGTCCGGGCCGGGGCGGTCGCGCGGAGCGTAGCGGCACGGCAGCGGGAGAACAATGGCTCGGGCGGCCACCCGAACGCGCATGGAAGGATGGCCGGAAACACCACAAGTCGCACCCCCCGAATGACAGAACCATCCGTCTGACCCATCCGTCTGAACCACCGTCCGACAGACCACTCGTCGTACCCGAGGAGATGACCGCGTGCCCGGCACCAATCTGACCCGCGAAGAGGCGCAGCAGCGGGCGAAGCTGCTGACCGTTGACTCGTACGAGATCGACCTCGATCTCTCCGGAGCGCAGGAGGGCGGCACCTTCCGGTCCGTGACCACGGTGCGCTTCGACTGCGCCGAGGCGGGCGCGGAGACCTTCATCGACCTGGTGGCCCCCGCGGTCCACGAGGTCGCCCTGAACGGTCACCCGCTGGAGGTGGCCGCGGTCTTCCGCGACTCGCGCATCAAGCTGCGGCACCTGGCGGCGGGCCGCAACGAACTGCGGGTCGTCGCCGACTGCGACTACACCAACACCGGTGAGGGCCTGCACCGCTTCGTCGACCCGGTCGACCAACAGGCGTACCTGTACACGCAGTTCGAGGTCCCGGACGCGCGCCGGGTCTTCGCGAGCTTCGAGCAGCCGGACCTCAAGGCGACCTTCCAGTTCACCGTGAAGGCGCCGGACGGCTGGACGGTCGTCTCCAACTCGCCGACGCCCGAGCCCAAGGACTCCGACGGCAACGTCTGGGTCTTCGAGCCGACGCCGCGCATCTCGACGTACATCACGGCCCTGATCGCCGGCCCGTACCACTCGGTGCACTCCTCGTACGAGGGCCCGGACGGGCAGTCGGTGCCGCTCGGCATCTACTGCCGGCCCTCGCTCGCCCAGTTCCTCGACTCGGACGCGATCTTCGAGGTGACGCGGCAGGGCTTCGACTGGTTCCAGGAGAAGTTCGACTACGCCTACCCGTTCGCCAAGTACGACCAGCTCTTCGTGCCGGAGTTCAACGCGGGCGCGATGGAGAACGCTGGCGCGGTGACCATCCGCGACCAGTACGTGTTCCGTTCGAAGGTGACGGACGCGGCGTACGAGACGCGCGCGGAGACCATCCTCCACGAGCTGGCCCACATGTGGTTCGGCGACCTCGTGACGATGGAGTGGTGGAACGACCTCTGGCTGAACGAGTCGTTCGCCACGTACACCTCCATCGCCTGCCAGGCGTACGCGGAGGGCTCGCGCTGGCCGCACTCCTGGACGACGTTCGCCAACTCCATGAAGACGTGGGCGTACCGCCAGGACCAGTTGCCGTCCACGCACCCGATCATGGCGGACATCCGTGACCTGGACGACGTCCTGGTCAACTTCGACGGCATCACGTACGCCAAGGGCGCGAGCGTGCTCAAGCAGCTCGTCGCCTACGTCGGCATGGACGAGTTCTTCCGGGGCGTGCAGGCGTACTTCAAGCAGCACGCGTTCGGCAACACACGCCTGTCCGACCTGCTGGGCGCGCTGGAGGAGACCAGCGGGCGCGACCTGAAGACGTGGTCGACGAAGTGGCTCCAGACGGCGGGCATCAACGTCCTGCGTCCGGTCGTGGACGTCGACACGCGCGGCGTCATCACCTCCTTCGCGGTCAAGCAGGAGGCCCCGGCGCTGCCGGCCGGCGCCAAGGGCGAGCCGACGCTCCGTCCCCACCGCATCGCGATCGGCCTCTACGACCTGGACGAGGCGTCCGGCAAGCTGGTGCGCACGGACCGCGTGGAGCTGGACGTCGACGGCGAACTGACGGCGGTCGACGCGCTGGTGGGCAAGGCCCGCCCGGCGGTGATCCTCCTGAACGACGACGACCTCTCGTACGCGAAGGTCCGCCTGGACACCGAGTCCCTCGCCTTCGTCACGGAGCACATCGGCGACTTCGAGGCGTCGCTGCCGAGGGCGCTGTGCTGGGCCTCGGCGTGGGACATGACGCGCGACGCGGAACTCCCGACGCGGGACTACCTCTCCCTGATCCTCTCCGGCATCGGCAAGGAGTCCGACATCGGCGTCGTGCAGTCGCTGCACCGCCAGGTGAAGCTGGCCCTCGACCTGTACGCGGCGCCCGCCCGCCGCGAGGAGGCGCTGACGCGCTGGACGGAGGCGACGCTGGCCCACCTGCGGGCCGCGGAGCCGGGCAGCGACCACCAGCTGGCGTGGGCCCGCGCCTTCGCGGCGACGGCCCGCACGGACGCGGAGCTGTCGCTCCTCGAGCGGCTGCTCGACGGCTCGGAGACGATCGAGGGCCTGGCCGTCGACACGGAGCTGCGCTGGGCGTTCGTGGGCCGGCTCGCGGCGACGGGCCGCCTCGACGAGGCGGGGATCGCGGCGGAGCTGGAGCGGGACAAGACGGCGGCGGGCGAACGCCACGCGGCGTCCGCGCGGGCCGCGCGGCCCACCGCGGAGGCGAAGGCGGCGGCCTGGGCCTCGGTCGTCGAGTCCGACACGCTGCCCAACGCCGTGCAGGAAGCGGTGATCGGCGGCTTCGTCCAGACGGATCAGCGGGAGCTGCTCGCGCCCTACACGGAGAAGTTCTTCGCGGTGGTCAAGGACGCGTGGGACTCCCGGTCCCACGAGATGGCCCAGCAGATCGCCGTCGGCCTCTACCCGGCGCTCCAGGTCTCCCAGGCCACGCTGGACGCCACGGACGCGTGGCTCGCCTCGGCGAACCCGTCCGCGGCCCTGCGGCGGCTGATCACGGAGTCACGGGCGGGGGTGGAGCGGGCCCTGCGGGCGCGCTCGGCTGACGTGTAGCGGTTTGGCGGGGCGGGGCCCTCCAGGGGGCGGCTGGTCGTGGGCTTCGGCCGCGGGCGGCCGGGGGTCGCGCCCCGTGGCTCTCGGCTGCGGGGCGCGGTGCAGGGCGGGCGGGTGAGAGACCTGTCCCCTACCCCCGCCCCACCACAACCCCCCGCAACGCTGCCAGCACCCGGGACACCCCCGCCCCACCCGCCGCCCCCCTCCTCACCGCCGCGATCACATGCCGCCGCGGCCGGTCCTCCGTGAGGCCCCGCATCACCACCCCGTCCCGCCGCACCGCCGCCATCCGCGGCACCAACGCCACGCCCATCCCCGCCTCCACCATCGCGAGGATCGCCGTCCACCCGGAAGCCGAATGCGCCTGCTCCGGCGTGAACCCGGCCCCCTCGCACGCCGCCCGCGTGATCTCCGACCAGGGCCCGCTCCCTCCGAAGATCCACGGCTCCCCCGCCAGATCGGCCAGCCGCAGCCCCTCGGCCGCCGCCAGCGGATGGTCACCGGGGAGCGCCACGTCCAGGGGGTCGGCGACGAGCGACTCCCGGGTGAAGCGCGTGTCCGCGTCGGACGAGGCCGGCGCCTGCACCGCGAGGGACAGCGCGACGTCCACCTCCCCCGCCGCGAGCAGCTCGTACGCCTCCGCCGCCTCGGTCTCCCGTACCCGTACGGAGATGCCCGGCGCGGCCTCCCGCAGCGCCCGCACCGCCGGCACGACGAGCGCGGGCACGGCGGTCGAGAACGCCCCCACCCGCACCTCCCCCGCCTCGCCCTGCACGTAGGCCGCCAACTCCGCGTCCGCCCGCTCCAGTTGGGCGAAGACCGCTTCCGCGTGCCGCAGCACGAGATGGGCCGCGTCGGTCAGCCGCACCCGGCGGCCATGGGCCTCCAGAAGCGGTACGCCGAGCTGCTTGGCGAGGTTGGACAGCTGCTGCGACACCGCCGACGGCGTCATGCGCAGCACCTGCGCCGTCGCCGTGACGGTGCCCCGTTCACTCAACGTACGCAGGATCTGGAGCTTCTTGATGTCCCACTCGCTCATGGGGTCAACGTACCGACCGGCCGACAGGCCCGGCCGCACCCCCGCCCGCCCCTACTTCGCGCGGGCCGCGCCGAGCACGACCCCGCCGAGGATCAGCCCCATGCACAGCACCTGGAGCCACCCCATCGCCTCGCCGAGGAGCGCGAAGGAGAGCAGGGCCACGCAGACCGGCTGGAGGTAGTAGACGACTCCGGCGCGGGCGGCGCCGATGATCGAGATGGCCTTGTTCCAGGCGAAGAAGGCGACCGCCGAGGAGACCACGCCCACGTACAGGAGTGGCGAGACCGTGCCGGCCGTCGGTTCGAACCCGCCCTGCACGGCGTAGCTGACGACGAACACCGGCAGCAGCATCAGCGCACCGAGCACGAACGTCGTGAAGAGGAAGGGCAGTCCGCCGATCGCCGCGGGCTTGCGCCTGAGCAGCGCGCTGTACGAGCCGAAGGAGACCGCCGCCGCGATCACCCACAGGTCACCGACCGCGAGATCCATGACGAGGGAGCCCTTGCTGACCAGCAGCAGGACGCCCGCGCAGGCGACGAGCATGCCGGTGACTCGGCGCACGCCGAGCCGGGTGCCGCCGAGGCGTTCGTGGACGGCCATCAGGACGGGCGACGCGGCCATGATCATGCCCATGTTGCCGGCGGTGGTCGTCAGGCCGGCCTGGTTCACCAGGGTGTTGTAGACGGTGACGCCCAACAGGGCGGCGAGCAGCAGGAAGCGGAGGTGCTCGCGCAGCAGCTTCCGCTGCCGCCAGGTCTCCCGCACCGCGAACGGCGCCACCGCCACGATGGCGATGATCCAGCGCCAGAACGCGTGCTGAACGGGCGGGACGGAGTCGTGCAGGGCACGGGAGGTGACGAAGCTGCCCGACCAGACGACCGTGGCGAGTGCCGCGAGGGCGAGGCCGACACCGATGGGCTGCGCGGCCTTCGCCGTGGCGGTCGCCACGGCGCCCGGGGTGGGAGCGGGGGTCCGGTCGAGGAGTGCCACGAGGTATCCCTTGCCTCTCTCCCCGCCTCGGCGGGGTGTCTCGGTGTGTTGCGCGACCACCGTGACACCCCGGCACCCATCAGGTCCATCGAAAGTTTCCGCTGTTTATTTGTAGGGGAACCGAACGGTTGTGGGGCGGCGCTCCCCCGCCCACGCCACGTACCCGTCCGGCCGCACCAGGAGCCACATGCGTCGTGCGCTCGCCCAGTGCGCCACCACCGCACGCCCCGCCTCCCGCCCGCACTCCTCGCCCTGCGGTGCGATGAGGACGAACTCGCCCGCGCGCAGGACTTCGTGGAGCCGCCCTTCCTTGAGCGCGACGTCGGGGGCCCGCCGCCCGACGAGGCGGTGGGCGCCCCTCGGGGCCGGGTAGGCGAAGCCGATGCCGGTGACCGTGCCGAGCACCTTCGTCCGCACCGGGCGCACATGGGTGGCGACGGCGGCGAGCACCGCCCGGGCGCCCCGCGTCCACGGATGTTTGGCCATCGCGAGGCGGACGAGCGCGCCGCTGGTGCGCAGGACCGTCTTGCCGACCGGGTGCCGCTCGGCGTGGTACGTGTCCAACAGCCTGTCCGACGAGCCGTCCAACGCCCCCTTCGACGCACGGCCGTTGACGGCGGCCGCCAGCTTCCAGCTCAGGTTGGCCGCGTCCTGGAGCCCCGTGTTCATGCCCTGCCCGCCGGCCGGTGAGTGGATGTGAGCGGCGTCCCCGGCGAGGAAGACCCGGCCCACGCGGTACGCGGGCGCCTGCCGCTCGTCGCTGTGGAAGCGGGACATCCAGCGGGGGTCGTGCATCCCGAAGTCCCGGCCGAGCGCAGCCCGGACGATCTCCTTGACCTCGTCGAGGCCGAGCGGCTCGCTGTCGGCGACGTCGCGGGCGCGGTTCCAGCCGATGACGCGGTGGTAGCCGTCGGCGAAGGGCGCGACGAAGGCGAAGGCGTCACCGACGGCGTTGACGGTGAGCAGCGTCGGCGGCGGCTCGGCGAGCCTGACGTCGGCGAGGACGAGCGAGCGGATGACGGACCTGCCGGGGAAGGGCAGCCCCACCGCCTCGCGCACCGCGCTGCGCAGACCGTCGGCGCCGACCGCGTAGGCCGCGCGCAGTGTGCCCGGCCCACCCTCGGCGCCCCGGACCTCGATGCTCACCCCGTGGGCGTCCTGGGTGAGGCCGACGACCTCCGTCTCGTACGCGAACCGCACCCCGGCCTCCGCCGCCCGCCGCTCCAGGACCCGCTCGACCTCGTACTGCGGCAGGACCAGGACGTGCGGGAAGCGGGAGGGCAGCCGCGCGAGGTCGAGCGAGAAGCGGTCGAAGAGGCGCAGCCTGCCGAGCGGCTCCCCCTTGGCCTCCAGTTCGTCGGCGAGGCCGCGGGCGTCGAGCTGCTCCAGCGTGCGGGCGTGCACGACCATCGCGCGGGAGAGGTTGCTGATGCCGGGCGCCCGCTTCTCCACGAGAGTGACGGGGACGCCCGCCGCGGCGAGGTCCCCGGCGAGCAGCAGCCCGGTGGGCCCCGCCCCCACGACCACGACGCCGCCGCCGTCCGTGCCCGCCGCGCTCTCGGCGGTGCCCTTGTCCCCGGTCGTACCGTTCATGGCCGCCTCCTGATGCCAACACCTGTTGGTCAACGCTTGTTGGCCACGGTAGAACTGCCACTATGGACTGTCAACAGATGTTGGCCTACGTTTGTTGGCATGACCGAGAGAGCCCGCGCCACCGCCGAGCCGCCCACCGATCCCGAGCCCCCGGCCCCACCCGCCCCAGCCTCCGCCACATCCCCCACGGCCCCCGCGTCCGCCGCCCCGCCCCGCCGCTCCGACGCCACCCGCGCCGGCATCCTCGCGGCGGCCCGCGAACGGTTCGCCGCCGACGGGTACGAGCGCGCCACGATCCGCGCCATCGCCCGGGACGCACGGATCGACCCGTCGATGGTGATGCGCTACTACGGCAACAAGGAGGGCCTCTTCGCGGCCGCCACCTCGGTCGACCTGCGGATGCCGGACTTCACGCGGGTGCCGCGCGAGGACGTGGGGCGGCACCTCGTGACCCACGTACTGGACGTGTGGGAGGACGCGGACGAACTCACCGCGCTGCTCCGCGTGGGCATCACGAACCAGGCGGGCGCCGCGCGCATGCGGGAGATCTTCGCCGAGCAGCTGCTGCCGGTGGCGCGCGAGGTCTGCCCGGATCCGGCCGAGGCGCCGACGCGGGCCGCGCTCTGTGCCGCGCAGGTGCTCGGCCTGGCGCTGACGCGCTACGTCCTGCGGTTCCCGCCGTCGGCCGCGCTGACGCGGGAGGAGATCACCCAGTGGCTGGCGCCGACGCTCCAGCGCTATCTGACGGCCGACCGGCCCTGAGGGCGCCCGAACGCACGCCGAGGGCCCGGTTCACCGACGTGCGCGACTTGCGCGTACGCCGGCGGACCGGGCCCTCGGACGAGGCTACGAAGACCAGGCTACGAAGACGAGGTCTGCGAAAGAGGTGGCGTCAGCCCTGCTTCTGCTGCTTGCGGGACTTGTCGCCGACCATCACGAGGCCCGCGATCACCAGGAACAGCACGATGGGCGCGGCGACATAGAGGCCGAGCGTGTCGATGACACTCAGGCCGGGGCCCGGGTCGTCGCCGTCGTCGCGCGTGAGCGCGAGCGCGGGGGACGACATGAGCAGCATCATCAGCGTCGTGCCGGAGGCCAGGGCGCCGGCGCGCAGAGCGTTCTTCTTGTCCACGGTGCAAACGTAGCGAACTCCTAAACGGGGCGCGCGCCCGGGGGTGCCGTACGCGCCGTGTCGCCGCTCTCCGCGCCCTCCCGGAAGACGGCCATGAACGCGTGCAGGCGCGGCGAGGCGGCGAGGTCCTCCAGGGTGACGGGGCGTCCGGTGGCGTCGGCGACCGGCAGCCGCCAGTTGGGGTACTGGTCCCAGGTGCCGGGGAGGTTCTGCGGGCGGCGGTCGCCGACCGCGTCCGGCAGCCAGACGCCGATCATGCGGGCCGGCGTGGCGAGCAGGAAGCGGTGCAGGGCGCGGATCTCGTCCTCCTCGCAGCCCGTCCCGCCGGGCAGCATCCCGAGCCGGCAGAGCAGGCCGAGCCACTCGCGCACGTCGAGGGCGGCCTCGGCCCGCTCCTCGGCCAGGGGGCGGGTCAACAGGCCCAGTTCGTGGCGGAGTTGCACGTGCTCGCCGGTGAGGCGGGCGGCGGTCGGCGGCAGGTCGTGCGTGGTGGCGGTGGCCACGCAGTCGGCGCGCCACGCCTCGGCGGGCAGCGGGCGGCCGGTGCCCGCCCAGTCCCGTTCGAACCAGAGCACCGAGGTGCCGAGCACGCCGTGCTCGCGCAGCGTCTCGCGCACGCCCGGCTCGACGGTGCCGAGGTCCTCGCCGATGACGAGGGCGTCCGCGCGGTCCGCCTCCAGGGCGAGCACGGCGAGCATCGCCTCGGCGTCGTAGTGGACGTACGTCCCCTCGGTGGGCTCGCGGCCCTCGGGGACCCACCAGAGGCGGAACAGACCCATGACGTGGTCGATGCGCAGGGCCCCCGCGTGCCGCAGCAGTCCGCGTACGAGGGCGCGGTACGGGGCGTAACCGGACTCCGCGAGGCGGTCCGGGCGCCAGGGCGGCAGGCCCCAGTCCTGGCCGCGCGCGTTGAACGCGTCCGGCGGGGCCCCGACCGTCATGCGCGGCGCGAAGTGGTCCTGCTGGGCCCAGGCGTCGGCGCCGCCCGGGTGCACGCCGACCGCGAGGTCGTGCACCAGGCCGATGTCCATGCCCGCGTCGCGGGCGGTGCGCTGGGCGGCGGACAGCTGGGCGTCGGTGAGCCAGGCGAGGCGGCAGTGGAAGTCGACGCGGTCCATCAGCTCGCGCCGGGCCCGGGCGGTCGCGGGCGAGGACGGGTCGCGCAGGGCCGCCGGCCAGGAGTGCCAGTCGGGGCCGTGGACCTCGGCGAGGGCGTACCAGGTGGCGTGGGCCTCGAGGGGGGCGCCCTGTCCGGCGAGGAAGGCGTGGTAGTCGGCGCGGCG is a genomic window containing:
- a CDS encoding FAD-dependent monooxygenase — protein: MNGTTGDKGTAESAAGTDGGGVVVVGAGPTGLLLAGDLAAAGVPVTLVEKRAPGISNLSRAMVVHARTLEQLDARGLADELEAKGEPLGRLRLFDRFSLDLARLPSRFPHVLVLPQYEVERVLERRAAEAGVRFAYETEVVGLTQDAHGVSIEVRGAEGGPGTLRAAYAVGADGLRSAVREAVGLPFPGRSVIRSLVLADVRLAEPPPTLLTVNAVGDAFAFVAPFADGYHRVIGWNRARDVADSEPLGLDEVKEIVRAALGRDFGMHDPRWMSRFHSDERQAPAYRVGRVFLAGDAAHIHSPAGGQGMNTGLQDAANLSWKLAAAVNGRASKGALDGSSDRLLDTYHAERHPVGKTVLRTSGALVRLAMAKHPWTRGARAVLAAVATHVRPVRTKVLGTVTGIGFAYPAPRGAHRLVGRRAPDVALKEGRLHEVLRAGEFVLIAPQGEECGREAGRAVVAHWASARRMWLLVRPDGYVAWAGERRPTTVRFPYK
- a CDS encoding TetR family transcriptional regulator, coding for MTERARATAEPPTDPEPPAPPAPASATSPTAPASAAPPRRSDATRAGILAAARERFAADGYERATIRAIARDARIDPSMVMRYYGNKEGLFAAATSVDLRMPDFTRVPREDVGRHLVTHVLDVWEDADELTALLRVGITNQAGAARMREIFAEQLLPVAREVCPDPAEAPTRAALCAAQVLGLALTRYVLRFPPSAALTREEITQWLAPTLQRYLTADRP
- a CDS encoding LysR family transcriptional regulator — its product is MSEWDIKKLQILRTLSERGTVTATAQVLRMTPSAVSQQLSNLAKQLGVPLLEAHGRRVRLTDAAHLVLRHAEAVFAQLERADAELAAYVQGEAGEVRVGAFSTAVPALVVPAVRALREAAPGISVRVRETEAAEAYELLAAGEVDVALSLAVQAPASSDADTRFTRESLVADPLDVALPGDHPLAAAEGLRLADLAGEPWIFGGSGPWSEITRAACEGAGFTPEQAHSASGWTAILAMVEAGMGVALVPRMAAVRRDGVVMRGLTEDRPRRHVIAAVRRGAAGGAGVSRVLAALRGVVVGRG
- the pepN gene encoding aminopeptidase N — its product is MPGTNLTREEAQQRAKLLTVDSYEIDLDLSGAQEGGTFRSVTTVRFDCAEAGAETFIDLVAPAVHEVALNGHPLEVAAVFRDSRIKLRHLAAGRNELRVVADCDYTNTGEGLHRFVDPVDQQAYLYTQFEVPDARRVFASFEQPDLKATFQFTVKAPDGWTVVSNSPTPEPKDSDGNVWVFEPTPRISTYITALIAGPYHSVHSSYEGPDGQSVPLGIYCRPSLAQFLDSDAIFEVTRQGFDWFQEKFDYAYPFAKYDQLFVPEFNAGAMENAGAVTIRDQYVFRSKVTDAAYETRAETILHELAHMWFGDLVTMEWWNDLWLNESFATYTSIACQAYAEGSRWPHSWTTFANSMKTWAYRQDQLPSTHPIMADIRDLDDVLVNFDGITYAKGASVLKQLVAYVGMDEFFRGVQAYFKQHAFGNTRLSDLLGALEETSGRDLKTWSTKWLQTAGINVLRPVVDVDTRGVITSFAVKQEAPALPAGAKGEPTLRPHRIAIGLYDLDEASGKLVRTDRVELDVDGELTAVDALVGKARPAVILLNDDDLSYAKVRLDTESLAFVTEHIGDFEASLPRALCWASAWDMTRDAELPTRDYLSLILSGIGKESDIGVVQSLHRQVKLALDLYAAPARREEALTRWTEATLAHLRAAEPGSDHQLAWARAFAATARTDAELSLLERLLDGSETIEGLAVDTELRWAFVGRLAATGRLDEAGIAAELERDKTAAGERHAASARAARPTAEAKAAAWASVVESDTLPNAVQEAVIGGFVQTDQRELLAPYTEKFFAVVKDAWDSRSHEMAQQIAVGLYPALQVSQATLDATDAWLASANPSAALRRLITESRAGVERALRARSADV
- a CDS encoding DMT family transporter, producing the protein MATATAKAAQPIGVGLALAALATVVWSGSFVTSRALHDSVPPVQHAFWRWIIAIVAVAPFAVRETWRQRKLLREHLRFLLLAALLGVTVYNTLVNQAGLTTTAGNMGMIMAASPVLMAVHERLGGTRLGVRRVTGMLVACAGVLLLVSKGSLVMDLAVGDLWVIAAAVSFGSYSALLRRKPAAIGGLPFLFTTFVLGALMLLPVFVVSYAVQGGFEPTAGTVSPLLYVGVVSSAVAFFAWNKAISIIGAARAGVVYYLQPVCVALLSFALLGEAMGWLQVLCMGLILGGVVLGAARAK